One region of Primulina tabacum isolate GXHZ01 chromosome 17, ASM2559414v2, whole genome shotgun sequence genomic DNA includes:
- the LOC142531529 gene encoding LOW QUALITY PROTEIN: putative dolichyl pyrophosphate Man9GlcNAc2 alpha-1,3-glucosyltransferase (The sequence of the model RefSeq protein was modified relative to this genomic sequence to represent the inferred CDS: deleted 1 base in 1 codon), whose protein sequence is MEKRKKKGSNNTPNPKPAPELESESESDPDANVWSFIATSETKSWFICISLFAALIRLAVGLHPYSGAATPPMFGDYEAQRHWMEITLNLPVKDWYRNSTANDLSYWGLDYPPLTAYQSYFHGIFLKLIDPASISLFASRGYESYIGKLLMRWTVLMSDLMIFFPAVLYFAKVYNKEKSIKEKSSMVWHTAMILLNPCLILIDHGHFQYNCISLGLTIAAVAAILSDRDLVGSGLFSLALNHKQMSAYYAPAFFGYLLGKCLRRQNPILQVSKLGLVVLGTFAVVWWPYLYSVEASLEVLSRLAPFERGLYEDYVANFWCTTSVVVKWKKLFTTQSLKLLTLASTISACLPSMIQLIRSPTKQSFLRGLLNSSLSFYLFSYQVHEKSILLPLLPASFLALEEPFIFRWFVYHALLSMFPLLSRDKLVLPYAALYGLFILLYHTPGARKDPKETDSIFASSESLVFACSLVLHIAYLTITPPQKYPFLFEAIIMLLCCSQFLLIFMYSNTKQWMLTKLSTTNKKSL, encoded by the exons ATGgagaagaggaagaagaaaGGCTCCAACAACACACCCAACCCAAAACCCGCACCCGAACTTGAATCCGAATCCGAATCCGACCCAGATGCCAACGTCTGGTCGTTCATCGCCACAAGTGAAACCAAATCATGGTTCATCTGCATCAGCCTATTCGCGGCTTTGATCCGCCTGGCGGTGGGGCTCCACCCATACTCCGGCGCTGCCACGCCGCCTATGTTCGGGGACTATGAGGCCCAGCGACATTGGATGGAGATTACACTCAATCTTCCTGTTAAGGATTGGTATCGCAACAGCACGGCCAATGATCTCAGCTATTGGGGCCTTGACTATCCCCCTCTCACTGCATACCAGAGTTACTTCCACGGAATTTTCCTGAAATTGATCGATCCTGCATCAATTTCTCTGTTTGCTTCTCGTGGATATGAGTCCTATATTGG GAAGCTGTTGATGAGGTGGACTGTTTTGATGTCTGATTTGATGATATTCTTTCCTGCAGTGCtttattttgcaaaggtgtATAACAAAGAGAAATCGATTAAGGAAAAAAGCAGCATGGTTTGGCACACTGCAATGATTTTGTTGAATCCATGTCTCATTTTGATTGATCATGGCCATTTTCAG TACAATTGTATCAGTTTGGGGTTAACCATCGCAGCTGTTGCGGCGATTTTATCGGATAGAGACCTTGTTGGCTCTGGCCTGTTTAGCCTTGCTCTGAATCACAAACAG ATGAGTGCATATTATGCTCCTGCCTTTTTTGGCTATCTCTTGGGCAAATGTCTCAGGCGTCAGAATCCTATTCTTCAGGTTTCAAAACTAGGTTTGGTGGTATTGGGAACCTTTGCTGTAGTTTGGTGGCCGTATCTTTATTCTGTGGAAGCATCTTTGGAG GTTCTTTCTCGATTAGCACCTTTCGAGAGGGGTCTCTACGAGGATTATGTGGCAAATTTTTGGTGCACCACTTCAGTTGTCGTAAAATGGAAGAAATTGTTCACCACACAATCACTGAAACTTCTTACTCTTGCCTCAACTATATCTGCATGTTTACCATCAATGATTCAACTCATACGATCACCTACAAAACAAAGTTTTCTGCGTGGACTACTCAACAGTTCTCTCTCATTCTATCTATTCTCATACCAAG TACATGAGAAATCTATCCTGCTACCGCTTCTGCCAGCGAGTTTCTTGGCCTTGGAAGAACCTTTTATTTTCCGGTGGTTCGTATACCATGCCCTGCTTTCCATGTTCCCTCTCTTGAGTCGTGACAAATTAGTTCTTCCGTATGCC GCTCTATATGGTCTCTTTATCCTTTTATACCACACGCCCGGTGCAAGAAAAGATCCGAAAGAGACGGATTCCATTTTTGCCTCTTCAGAATCTCTTGTTTTTGCATGCTCTCTTGTTCTTCATATAGCTTATCTGACCATAACTCCACCCCAAAAATACCCTTTCCTATTCGAAGCCATAATCATGCTTTTGTGTTGTTCCCAGTTTCTTTTGATATTTATGTATTCGAACACAAAGCAATGGATGCTAACCAAACTTTCTACTACCAACAAGAAGAGTCTTTGA
- the LOC142530960 gene encoding ubiquitin receptor RAD23c-like isoform X1 produces the protein MKIFVKTLKGTHFEIEVKFEDTVVNVKKNIEKVQGSDVYPAAQQMLIHQGKVLKDETTLEENKVAEKSFVVIMLTKNKASSSAPSTKTVAPSTSARAIQPPNNTQPPIQPVTAVQTPASAIISPQAVSAPAPLAPTPAPPTPTPTPAPAPAPAAAPPASSVTDGYGQAASNIVAGSNLETTVQHILDMGCGSWDRDTVVRALRAAYNNPERAIDYLYSGIPEQADVRPVAQTPASGQTLNPSTQATQPAAVPSGGPNSNPLDLFPQGLPSLGSSAGGGTLDFLRGSQQFQTLRAMVRANPQILEPMLQELGKQNPNLVRLIQEHQADFSRLINEPAEEDGNILEQLGEAMPQAVTVTLEEREAIERLEAMGFDRDLVLEVYFACNKN, from the exons ATGAAGATTTTTGTGAAGACCTTGAAGGGAACTCACTTCGAGATCGAAGTGAAATTCGAAGACACG GTGGTGAATGTGAAGAAGAATATTGAAAAAGTGCAGGGTTCTGATGTCTACCCAGCTGCGCAGCAGATGCTTATCCATCAAGGAAAGGTTCTAAAGGATGAGACCACTTTGGAGGAGAACAAAGTTGCTGAAAAAAGTTTTGTTGTGATCATGTTGACTAAG AACAAGGCTTCATCAAGTGCTCCATCAACGAAGACTGTTGCACCATCTACTTCTGCGAGAGCA ATTCAACCTCCAAATAATACGCAGCCACCAATTCAGCCTGTAACAGCAGTCCAGACACCTGCATCAGCTATTATATC TCCACAAGCTGTTTCAGCTCCCGCTCCACTTGCACCTACTCCTGCTCCGCCTACACCTACACCTACACCTGCACCTGCACCTGCACCCGCTGCCGCTCCTCCTGCATC TTCCGTGACAGATGGTTATGGTCAAGCAGCATCAAATATTGTTGCTGGAAGTAACCTGGAGACCACTGTGCAACATATTCTTGATATGGGCTGTGGAAGTTGGGATCGAGATACAGTTGTTCGTGCTCTACGAGCTGCATATAATAATCCTGAGAGAGCCATTGATTACCTCTATTCT GGTATTCCCGAGCAAGCTGATGTTCGTCCTGTAGCTCAAACTCCTGCAAGCGGGCAGACTTTGAACCCTTCAACGCAGGCTACACAACCTGCAGCTGTACCCTCTGGTGGACCCAATTCTAATCCTTTAGACCTCTTTCCACAG GGTCTTCCGAGTTTGGGCTCCAGTGCAGGTGGGGGAACCTTAGATTTTCTCCGCGGTAGTCAACAG TTCCAAACATTGCGAGCAATGGTGAGAGCCAATCCTCAAATCTTGGAG CCCATGCTTCAAGAATTGGGAAAGCAAAATCCCAATCTGGTGAGATTGATTCAAGAGCATCAGGCAGATTTCTCGCGCCTAATCAATGAACCTGCTGAGGAGGATGG GAACATATTAGAGCAACTCGGTGAAGCAATGCCACAAGCTGTGACTGTCACCCTGGAAGAACGTGAAGCAATTGAACGT CTCGAAGCGATGGGTTTTGATCGAGATTTGGTGCTCGAAGTATACTTCGCGTGCAACAAGAACTGA
- the LOC142530960 gene encoding ubiquitin receptor RAD23c-like isoform X2, with product MKIFVKTLKGTHFEIEVKFEDTVVNVKKNIEKVQGSDVYPAAQQMLIHQGKVLKDETTLEENKVAEKSFVVIMLTKNKASSSAPSTKTVAPSTSIQPPNNTQPPIQPVTAVQTPASAIISPQAVSAPAPLAPTPAPPTPTPTPAPAPAPAAAPPASSVTDGYGQAASNIVAGSNLETTVQHILDMGCGSWDRDTVVRALRAAYNNPERAIDYLYSGIPEQADVRPVAQTPASGQTLNPSTQATQPAAVPSGGPNSNPLDLFPQGLPSLGSSAGGGTLDFLRGSQQFQTLRAMVRANPQILEPMLQELGKQNPNLVRLIQEHQADFSRLINEPAEEDGNILEQLGEAMPQAVTVTLEEREAIERLEAMGFDRDLVLEVYFACNKN from the exons ATGAAGATTTTTGTGAAGACCTTGAAGGGAACTCACTTCGAGATCGAAGTGAAATTCGAAGACACG GTGGTGAATGTGAAGAAGAATATTGAAAAAGTGCAGGGTTCTGATGTCTACCCAGCTGCGCAGCAGATGCTTATCCATCAAGGAAAGGTTCTAAAGGATGAGACCACTTTGGAGGAGAACAAAGTTGCTGAAAAAAGTTTTGTTGTGATCATGTTGACTAAG AACAAGGCTTCATCAAGTGCTCCATCAACGAAGACTGTTGCACCATCTACTTCT ATTCAACCTCCAAATAATACGCAGCCACCAATTCAGCCTGTAACAGCAGTCCAGACACCTGCATCAGCTATTATATC TCCACAAGCTGTTTCAGCTCCCGCTCCACTTGCACCTACTCCTGCTCCGCCTACACCTACACCTACACCTGCACCTGCACCTGCACCCGCTGCCGCTCCTCCTGCATC TTCCGTGACAGATGGTTATGGTCAAGCAGCATCAAATATTGTTGCTGGAAGTAACCTGGAGACCACTGTGCAACATATTCTTGATATGGGCTGTGGAAGTTGGGATCGAGATACAGTTGTTCGTGCTCTACGAGCTGCATATAATAATCCTGAGAGAGCCATTGATTACCTCTATTCT GGTATTCCCGAGCAAGCTGATGTTCGTCCTGTAGCTCAAACTCCTGCAAGCGGGCAGACTTTGAACCCTTCAACGCAGGCTACACAACCTGCAGCTGTACCCTCTGGTGGACCCAATTCTAATCCTTTAGACCTCTTTCCACAG GGTCTTCCGAGTTTGGGCTCCAGTGCAGGTGGGGGAACCTTAGATTTTCTCCGCGGTAGTCAACAG TTCCAAACATTGCGAGCAATGGTGAGAGCCAATCCTCAAATCTTGGAG CCCATGCTTCAAGAATTGGGAAAGCAAAATCCCAATCTGGTGAGATTGATTCAAGAGCATCAGGCAGATTTCTCGCGCCTAATCAATGAACCTGCTGAGGAGGATGG GAACATATTAGAGCAACTCGGTGAAGCAATGCCACAAGCTGTGACTGTCACCCTGGAAGAACGTGAAGCAATTGAACGT CTCGAAGCGATGGGTTTTGATCGAGATTTGGTGCTCGAAGTATACTTCGCGTGCAACAAGAACTGA